A section of the Telopea speciosissima isolate NSW1024214 ecotype Mountain lineage chromosome 3, Tspe_v1, whole genome shotgun sequence genome encodes:
- the LOC122654563 gene encoding probable cytochrome c oxidase subunit 5C-1 produces the protein MAGHKIAHATLKGPSVVKEIIIGTALGLMAGGMWKMHHWNEQRKVRAFYDMLEKGEISIVAEE, from the coding sequence ATGGCTGGCCACAAGATTGCTCACGCCACATTGAAAGGACCAAGTGTGGTAAAGGAGATCATCATAGGGACTGCCCTTGGGTTGATGGCCGGAGGGATGTGGAAAATGCATCACTGGAATGAGCAGAGGAAAGTGAGAGCCTTTTATGACATGCTCGAGAAAGGTGAGATTAGTATTGTTGCTGAAGAGTAG